TTCACTGGTTAAAATTGCTAACGGAGCCAAAGACGGCGGTCCAATTGCCGAATTTGAAATTCCAGAGCGTTTTAGATGGTTAACCGCAATTAGAAGTTCGGCAATTCAAACGTCAAGACCTCATCCGGGTTTGAGTCAGGATTTGGAGAAAACGATTCAACGTTTGTTTGAAGAGTTGGTTCTTTAGTGAAAAGGGGCAAAGGGGCAGAGGTTCAAAGTTACAAAGGTTTTTTGTAGAGACGGACTGCAGTGCGTCTAACATTACAATTTAAAAATCTCGTAAAAAGTTATTATTCAAGTAAAATAATTTATTCCCATTTTTGTCATTTCGACGAAGGAGAAATCACACTAGAAACTCCGCAATCTTAATCGCCAATCTTTGTCGAGTTACGCGTGTGATTTCTCCTTCGTCGAAATGACAAACGGTATAAAACCTGAAACCTGAAACAAAAAAACAAAGCCACACATTATAATAATGCATGGCTTTAAAAACTAAACTAACTCATATTTTGCTATCCAGAGGCAATTAAAAAGAGCCGCAAACATTTCCTCCTAAAGTAGGTCCTGCATTGGCGGAAACATCAGCTTTAACCGCAGTTTTAGCCAATTTTACGATTGAGTAAGGCGGAGTAAAAGCAGTACCACTTCCAGCCTGAGTTCCTGTTACACTTGTAAATACGTTATCAGTAGCAGTAACGGCAGTATAACCTGACATTAAATCGATTGGATTTTTTACACCTTCAAAAACATTGCTTTCTACGAAAATATTCGCTTCAAAACCTGCAGCGATACATTTGTTGCTTACTGTGCTGTTAAAGAAACTGTTTACAATATGCACTTTTCCAAAACGAACTCTTGGCATTCTTTCTTTACAGCCTGGAGCCCACCAGCATCTTGCAAAAGTGATTCTCAATTTACCGCGATCAGCAGTTGCACCATCGCTTGAACCAATTAAATTTGAATATCTATGATCATCTGATCCTCCAGAACCGCCTGCTTTTGGTGGTTTTAAATAATGAAATTTAGAATACGTAACCGAGATATAATCTGATTTGTTTTTGATGTCGAAGTTTCCATCAACACCATCTCTAAATTCGCAATGATCTACCCAAACGTTTGTACATTCGTCAAGGATTGCATTATCCCATCCGTCAGTGTCGTAAGCGCCTGGACCTTCAAAAATCAAGTTTCTGATGATGATGTTTTTACATCTTTTAATGTTGATGATTCCAGAACCATCTTTGGTTTGATTCGTTGAAACTAATTTTGCTCCACTTGCTCCATAAATTGTTTTTCCAGTTTGATCTTGAAAAGACAATCTTGTTGTAATTGTAATGGTTCCAGAGACTTTAATCACTTTTACAGAAGTGTTCTCAATAGCCGATTTCAACTGAGCATAAGTAGTAACTGTAGTTTCGGCAGCAGAGCCACCACCTGTTGTGCCTCCGTTTTGAGAAGCCCATCCAGGAACTTCAGCACAGTTTCCGATTTTACCCGTTGGATTGGTTGCAGGTGTTTCAACGGTTGTTTCATTTGTTGGAGTACTTGCTTCAGTGTTTGAAGCGATTTCTTCAGAATTACATGCCGTAAATCCGAAAATCAATGCTGCAGCGAACATTGAAAGTTTTGATTTTAAGTTCATAATAAGTTTGGTTATTTATAAAAGTTTAACAACGCAAAACTCAATATTATTTATAGGAAAAAAGTTGAACAAGTTCAAACTTTTACAAAAAAATCTACGAAATGTGTTTTTTTTAACACTTGTAAATTTACAAAAATGCACAAATAGCGTATTTTTACGTAATCGATTACATTGATTTTAAGCCCCTAATTAAGATGAGTCGATAAACAAACTTATTCCTTAAACAAAAACCACAAAAATGTACAACCTACTAAGAAAAAACATTGAAAGGAAAATTCCGCTCACAGATGAAGAATGGGATATTATTGTCTCTAAAGCAGAATTGATAAAGCTGAAAAAGAATCAGTTTTTGCAAATTCAAAATTCTCATAATAGTTATGAGGGATTCATTTTGAAAGGATCATTTAAAACCTACATTCTAAACGAAAACGGAACTGAAACGGTCATTTTCTTTTCTTTCGAAAACGAATGGATGTGTGATCTGGAAAGTTTTTATCACCAAAAGCCCACAACGTACAACATTAAAGCAATTGAAGACAGTGAAATAGTGGTCATCAATAAAATGCAAAAAGCGTATTTGTTTGCTGTAATTCCGAAGCTTCTTAAGTTTCATGTCCTAATGATCGAAAGAGCCAATGTTGCCATTCAGCAGCGGCTTTTAGATGTACTCAACAAAACCTCAAAACAGCGTTATCTTGATTTTAAAGAGCGTTACCCGCAAAAGGTAAGTTCGATAAATAATAAGAATCTTTCTTCCTATTTAGGTGTTTCGCATGAGTTTTTATCGAAGATTAAAAAGGAGATGCTAAGATCCTGAGATGCGATAGTTCTAGGTTCTTATTTCACGCAGATTTTTTAGGCTCTTTTGTCATTTCGATCCCGAGGCTTCGGGAGAGAAATCTTCGCACGTAACTCCGCAAAGTATCTCGCCAATCTTTGTAGAGCTTCTAGCGAAGATTTCTCCTTCGTCGAAATGACAAACTATATGGCTTTTTGCTTAAAATACTTTGCGTCTTCGCTCCAGATAGCTATCAGAATTGCGAGATTAAAAAACTTAGCGAATCTTTGAGAAATTCTCTGCGAATCTCTGTGGAATAAATTTAAACCAATTTTGTTCTCTCGATTAAAAATCCAATATTCCAAAGAGACATTCATTAGAAAAATGAAGCCTTATATTTTCCTTTTCTTCATTTTCAATAAACAATAAATCATAAGGTTCTAAATCGTACGGCTTTTCATTAACTGTAATAACTGTTGTATCTAAAGAAAACAAAATTACTATGTCAGCATTACAATTCTGATTGTTGCTCGCTATTTCGAGTTTATGATGAGATGTTTTTTCAGAAACCATCCAATTAAAATCAATGCCTTTTGTAAAAGAAGTTACCTCATCATCCGAATTAAATTCTATGATTTCATATTTCCTATATGCTTTTTTTTCTTTGTTTATCTCAATCTCTAAGCCATTATCAAGCATAACCAAATATCGGTAATAGCCTTTAAATTTGGTAAACTCTGAAGGTACTTCCTCTATTGTAGCACTGCTTATTCTAAATACAAAATCTCTATCGGCATACTTTGCCATTTTGGGATAGATCATATATTCATATGTCAATCCGCCACTCCAAACAGAAGCTTTACTATCTTTTTTAGGAAAAACGTGTACGTTCATTTTCTGTTTTTTTTAGTATTTAATCTCAATTTTGTCATTTCGACTGAAAGGAGAAATCGCACTAGAAGCTCGACAGAGATTGGCGATTCTGTTTGCGGAATTCCAGGTGTGATTTCTCCTTCGTCGAAATGACAAACTGTATGGAAACTTTGCGTTTAAACCTGAAACTTGAAACAAATAAAACTAAATCTTCTTCTCCAAATAGATAAACTCCAAAGGCACATCAGAAATCGTAACGTGAATTTCGCTTTGTGGGAAAGCTTCTCTTTTACCAGTATCAGCATAACCGTGGCGTTTGTACCAAGCCACAAGTTCTTCACGAACCGAAATAACGGTCATAATAATACTCGATAATCCTAAAGTTTTAGCATGATTTTCGGCTTCTGCCAAAAGCTTTTTCCCGATGCCGCTGTTCTGAAGTTCTGGCGAAACCGTCAGCATTCCTAAATACAATTGATGTCCTTTTTCAACCAACAAAACCGAACCAATAATCTTGTCATTTTCTGTAAATTTCAGAATCGTATTTTTTGGATCCAGAAAGATTTCGGTCATTTCGGGTTCGTCGGTTCTTTTTCCTTCTAGTAAATGCGCTTCGGTTGTCCAGCCTTTTTTGGAAGTTTCACCTCTGTATGCTGAGTTTATTAAGATGGTTAATGCTGGAATGTCTTCGATTGTTGCTTTTGTAATCATATTAAGCTGACTGTATTATAAATATAAATGGTTTCCAGATTTAACTGGAGAAAATTTGAATTGCCTCCAGCTTTAGCTGGAGGAACAAAGTTAGAGCAGAAAATGGCTTTAGCCTAATCTTTTGTGTTTTTTGGCTAAAGCCGATTTAGTTTGCAAAAACAAAACCTCCAGCTAAAGCTGGAGGCAATTGATTTTTTGCTTTATGTAAATATCTTTAGCTTCAATTAATACTTTGGAGTATTTTCTTTAACTTTTTCTAGTAATTGATTTTCTTTTTCAATCACCTTTTCAAAAGGAGATTTTTTAGGTAAATGATCGTTTTGATATTTTTCTATAAGAGGAAGAGTTAAAACAATTTTCAAAGCAGTATGATAATTGGTTATTTCAGTTCTTTTCTTGTTAATAGTAGTTACCAGACTCTCGATTTCAGCTTTTTTAGAATCATATCTATCTGAACTTTTACTAATTAAATTTAGAATTTTCTTTTTCAATATACTATCTCTGATACCTTCAGTGTTACCTTTGGCAGAGCCATAGTAACTATAAGATTTATCGTCGTAATTATTAAAAATCTCAGTAGTATCTCTAGGATTTATTTCATTTAATTCATCTTCTAAAGTTTTTAGTTCAGGAGATTTATTTACAAGTTCCTGATATAAATCATCTACTAAATCATTTCTACTTTTAAATCTTCCTATGTCAATACTCTTCTCTTGTAAGGCGCTTGGTTCTTCTTTACTCCCGTCGTTACTTTCACTTTTTTGGCAAGAGATTAAGAGAAGTAATGAAGATAATAGTAATGGTTTTTTCATGGTTTAATTTTTACATTAGATAAAAACGAATCTACAAAAACTTCCTGATTTCTTAATCATTCAAATATTCCCCAAATATACCTATCGTCTACAATTGCATTTGGATTTTCGCTTACTTTTTCTAAGAAAAGGCTGAAGTTGTTATAAGTTCTTAGCTTATAAATTAATTGTTGGCCTTCATGGTCTATAATTATTTTCCAGACTCTTCTTTTGTTAATAGTAACCATAGTTCTTCTCGCTTCAATAATTGCGGAGAGAGGATACTTAATTACAGGCTCATTTGATTTTATTAGGTATAAATTATTTTCATCGAAGTAAAAAACCGTAGTGTTAAAGATGAATTTTTCTAAACCCCAGAAAAATGGTGTTGGTGCTGATAATCTACATAGAGTCCACAAATCGAGACCTGTTCTTTTCTTAAATTCTATTGCTCTTTTTTCTCTATAGTAATCAACCCAAGATTGAACTTTCGGGTAACAGATAAGAGAAATAATAATTAATGCTAAAAAGACCAGAACAATGTTTGTACCCATTTTAAATTTTATTGTTTTTTAATCAAACATAATCAAATTTTAAAAAGAAAGCCACAGAGAAAGTATTTTTTAGATTTATTGAATGGTAAGTTTGAAAAACAATAATTTATGTGAAATATGAAATACGTATCTTACAAAAACAACTTTGTTTTTTACCGAAATCTATTTTCGTTTCAGAATTTTAAATATCTTTGAATTATGAGTACAGCAATAAAACCAAAACATATCGGCAGAAATATAAGCCGTATCAGAGAGCTTAAAGATATGAAACAGGAAGCACTGGCACAGGCTTTAGGAATGAGCCAGCAGGCAATTTCTGTTATTGAAAACAGCGAAACTGTAGACGAACAAAAACTAATTGAGATTGCAAAAGCTCTTGATGTTTCTGTTGAAGCAATTAAAAACTTTTCAGAAGAAGCGGTTTTTAATATTATTGGAAATAGTTTTCAAGATCATGGTGCTATTACTACAGGCAATTACGGTTGTACTTTTAATCCTTTAGATAAAGTGGTTGAACTTTACGAACGTTTGGTGCAAGCTGAAAAAGATAAAGTAGAGTATTTAGAGAAATTATTGAACGGGAAATAAACGTTTTGAAGATATATTGAATTGAGAAGAGACCTTTGATGAGGTCTCTTTTTTATTTTAAACTTTTTGAGTGATGTGGCTAGATTTAGAATGAGGTGTGTTTAATACATGTGCAGGTATTAATTTTTTGTTAAAAATACATGTTTCACTTGTAATTTTTAAAAATGTTTGTATCTTTGTCTAAAATTATGAAATATGAAGTCGGTAAGAATAAAAAAAGATAGAAGAATGATAAGTCTTGTTCAGCTTAGTAAGAGAACAGGCTTGCCACAATCTACAATTATTGCAATTCTTAATGAATCTGGTTATAATGTTTTTGGAGATGGATCATTTACTTTTCTAGATCAAAATCAAGTTAGAATAATTTCGGGTTTTTATGTTAAAGCCGTTAATTCATTATTTCAGGATTTTAAAAATAAACGAAAAAGAGGTTTTGAAAATTCAGCTAATTATTTTAGTTTTTTTCTAAATTTCATTAAGCAAGAAGATTTGTTTTTTGATAAACTAAGTTTATCATTTATTCCAATTCTTGATTGTAATTTAGATAATGATTTAATTATAAATTTCTTTTATAGAAATGTTTATGTAATACAAACCAAAACGATTTCTAGAGATAACTTTTTTGTAATAACTAGAAAGATATTGAAAAAAATTAGTTTAAAAATCAATAAAATTAATAAAGATTTAAGGGCTTTTTTATCTCCAATTTTAATTTCAAATCATTATTATATTTTTACAGATGATGAAGATATTTCGAGAATCAAAAATTCATTTTTTTGCTTCTCTTGGAATAACTTTAGAAGAGAAGCTTTTATAAAATTCAACATTTATTTTAAGCAAATCTCATGGAAAAATATAAATTACTCATAGAAAATATAAAACAAAGTGACTTATCTGAAGAAGATAAAAATACATTAATTTCAAAATTATCGGATAATCAATTAGATTTAGACGATTTTATAAAAGGTTTTCTCGGAATCTGTTCAATCAGTAAAGAGATATTAAAATTGTTCGGAATTGATATCTGAGCTTAATTAACTAGTTATGAATATAGGGAATGCAATAAAATTGTTAAGAAAAGAAAAGAAAATGGGGCAAAGAGATTTGGCAGAGAAATGTGATATTTCTATAAATGCTCTAAGTCAGATTGAAATTAATGCCTCTTTTCCGCAGAAAAGTACAATCGAAAAGATATGTAAGGCACTTGATATTCCAGTATCTTACTTATTATTTTTTTCAATAACAGATGAAGATATTCCGCTAGAAAAACAAGAAATTTTTAATGTGTTAAGTAAAACAATTAAAACAGTTCTTGTTGAGAAAGTCAAGTAATAATTTTATGATTCTTTCTTAATATGCCTTACAGATATAAGCCACAATTACAAAAGAATAAACACGTAATTGTGGCTTTAAAATTTTATAAAAAAGATGATATTTCCTCCTGCTGACGCGAGCGTCCCGCTCGTGCCTATTGTGGAAAATCATATTTAATATTTACAACTAACAAACCAAAAAAGATGAACGAAAAAGTATTTGAATTAGAACAGAGATTTCAACCTTTTTTATTGGGCAATGATTATACATTTGTTGGACCTGAAGATCAAAATTTACTAATACAACCATTTGCATCTAATGCAAATTTAATTGCACCTGTGGTAGCTTTATCTAGGACAATACACCATGCTCTTTCAAATAAAGAAGCGACATTAAAAGCTTGCCAACTGTTACCTGCTGGAACGGAGTTAAGAGTATATGTAGTTGTATCTAATGGACACACGACATTGATGCATGCAAGTATTGACGAATACTGTAGAAGAAACAAAATCGATTTTGAAATTTGACAAATGACTGACAATTTAAATTTTAAAAATTTAGGAATTTTGTTTACATTTTACTCCATAGTCTACGTTTTCGTATACTATGGGTTTTATGGTGTTAATATTTTTTATTATACTGATTTACAAGGTGTTTTGACACTTTTTCTTAGTAATATGATTAAAATCCTGATTTTTGTGACTATTGTTTTAATCGCTTGGATGGGCATTTCGGAAAAAAATATTGTCGTTAGTCAGGCATTCAATAAAGTTTCTTTAAGAAGAACATTATACATTTTAATATTACTTCTGGTAATTTTTGTTGGCGCATGGGCTCTTCTGCTATCAGGTATTAGAACTCCCTTACAAAAGAAGGCAATATTTATTGCTTTTATAGCAGTGGGCATTCTATCCGCGATTGATAGATTAAGCAAATTAATTTTCTTTAAATTTAAAATATCAGCAAACAAGCTTAAGATGTATTTTTTTGTTTTGTTAATAGTACCATATTTCATGTGTCAACTGATTTTACTGGAAGTAAACTACTTTCCGAAAACTGATCATTTATTTTTTTGCTATAATGAATATAAAACCGTAGAAACAGGGGAGAAATTCAATCAATATTTGATTGGGAAAACAAATGATAATATTTTTATCTATGACAAATCCAAAAATCAAACCCTTATTTATGAAATGAGTAACGTGAAAGATTTTATAATTTTTGATGCGCCAGCTCCCTATTTACTTCCTAGTATTGGAGCTCCTATGCCAGATAAAGCACCATAAAAA
The Flavobacterium humidisoli DNA segment above includes these coding regions:
- a CDS encoding pectate lyase family protein, with the protein product MNLKSKLSMFAAALIFGFTACNSEEIASNTEASTPTNETTVETPATNPTGKIGNCAEVPGWASQNGGTTGGGSAAETTVTTYAQLKSAIENTSVKVIKVSGTITITTRLSFQDQTGKTIYGASGAKLVSTNQTKDGSGIINIKRCKNIIIRNLIFEGPGAYDTDGWDNAILDECTNVWVDHCEFRDGVDGNFDIKNKSDYISVTYSKFHYLKPPKAGGSGGSDDHRYSNLIGSSDGATADRGKLRITFARCWWAPGCKERMPRVRFGKVHIVNSFFNSTVSNKCIAAGFEANIFVESNVFEGVKNPIDLMSGYTAVTATDNVFTSVTGTQAGSGTAFTPPYSIVKLAKTAVKADVSANAGPTLGGNVCGSF
- a CDS encoding Crp/Fnr family transcriptional regulator, whose protein sequence is MYNLLRKNIERKIPLTDEEWDIIVSKAELIKLKKNQFLQIQNSHNSYEGFILKGSFKTYILNENGTETVIFFSFENEWMCDLESFYHQKPTTYNIKAIEDSEIVVINKMQKAYLFAVIPKLLKFHVLMIERANVAIQQRLLDVLNKTSKQRYLDFKERYPQKVSSINNKNLSSYLGVSHEFLSKIKKEMLRS
- a CDS encoding HutD family protein — its product is MNVHVFPKKDSKASVWSGGLTYEYMIYPKMAKYADRDFVFRISSATIEEVPSEFTKFKGYYRYLVMLDNGLEIEINKEKKAYRKYEIIEFNSDDEVTSFTKGIDFNWMVSEKTSHHKLEIASNNQNCNADIVILFSLDTTVITVNEKPYDLEPYDLLFIENEEKENIRLHFSNECLFGILDF
- a CDS encoding GNAT family N-acetyltransferase; amino-acid sequence: MITKATIEDIPALTILINSAYRGETSKKGWTTEAHLLEGKRTDEPEMTEIFLDPKNTILKFTENDKIIGSVLLVEKGHQLYLGMLTVSPELQNSGIGKKLLAEAENHAKTLGLSSIIMTVISVREELVAWYKRHGYADTGKREAFPQSEIHVTISDVPLEFIYLEKKI
- a CDS encoding helix-turn-helix domain-containing protein, translating into MSTAIKPKHIGRNISRIRELKDMKQEALAQALGMSQQAISVIENSETVDEQKLIEIAKALDVSVEAIKNFSEEAVFNIIGNSFQDHGAITTGNYGCTFNPLDKVVELYERLVQAEKDKVEYLEKLLNGK
- a CDS encoding helix-turn-helix domain-containing protein, coding for MNIGNAIKLLRKEKKMGQRDLAEKCDISINALSQIEINASFPQKSTIEKICKALDIPVSYLLFFSITDEDIPLEKQEIFNVLSKTIKTVLVEKVK